The Cottoperca gobio chromosome 15, fCotGob3.1, whole genome shotgun sequence genome segment acatgcctgtggacttcttcatttcttctggagttatttcagtccagatgaactgtctccctctctccaggcttttggctgcattcttgtttgtgtattcagagaggagtttgaaaactgcagcatcaaagtgggaataaatgtcacctggtttcccatatcgagagggggttggacacctggggtccatcatcgggctctgcctcagtctgccatcttgtggtgggatgtggtgaggggcttctgtgtctgacaggcACGACAGGCACGACAGGCACCGCAggcaggtaacaaacacgtaacatgaatgacaacgGGACAGTTTGTGACAAGGCTAAGAAGTATACTTAATGTCCCTTAAATCCCTTGATTATCTATATTTATGTGTCTTATGGTCAACCATTGTTAAGTGTAAGACGCTACATAAACAATGTTTGGTTTGATATTTGTGTTAATACTTAATGTTTGACTAAACTTTATTGTATTCCTGTTTGATGCAGGTGTAATAGGCATGCACACATCAGTGAAATGCTGTTGAAAATGCTCAAATTTAACTAAACCGTACTGTAATAATCTACGAAGCTTTTCAACTGCAAATCACCAAAACAGCCGTCTTAATTTTCACTGTGCAGTTACTTCTACAATTCTGCAATTTATTACAGAAAAACTCAATGCACTTAATTTATAACCCCAATAATAAACGTAATCTGTTTTAACACtgtttcattaaaacacacacacaccatgtccTCAAAGAGAGATCAGGTCTTAGATGTGTTGtgtgatgtaacacacattagAGCGGCGCGTGCTGGAAACCTCAGGTTTAGTAACTGCCTTCATCTTTACGGAAAATCCAAGAAATGTTCAATGTGGGTTTGTTTCTAGTGTAATTgcacaggaaataaaaaacacaattgatAAATGAAACAATCTTTATTTACACAGCTTCGTCTTTATGCTGCTATTGCTGCACGTGAGACTAGTAGTAGAAGGGTACGTCATTCATGCAGAAGTTGGGCTGCAGGCTCTCGAAGGTGCAGTCAGATGTGTCCATGGTGCAGCGGCCGCAGTGGCAGCTCAAAGCCACGGGGTAGGTGACGGTCGGGTCCACGCCGGAAGGACAGTCAGGAAGCTCAAATGTCTTGTAGTGTAAGTCCTGGTACGTGCACACGTGCTGGTACACGTAGTTGAACGGTAACTTGATGACCGGGTCCTGCAGGGAAGCAAATATGACACGGTGTGTTCATTCACCCAAGAACAACGCCACAGTGCTGTTAATTAGGAATGTAAAGGTCAAATGAAAGATTAAGATTTATTCCATGTAGCTCCTTTGGTTTCAGGGTCCTGATGTTGTGCATGCTATGGAGgtttttattgtactttaatACTTATCTTACAATAAGccacaaacatttcactgtCCACAAACCAAAGTCCTTTCCATAAACATACAAAGCAAATTTGcaaatatacacatactgtattttaattgcacatACAATGTTGTGGGTTTAAAAATGTAGGATGTGGATTATAACtattcaaattcaataaaagattaaattatTGCACCTCACATTTCTCACAATGTCTCCCACATGTTGACACACAAAGCTGTCTTGAACTGGATTCAAACGAATAAATCTAAGAGTTACATTTAGGTTGCATTAACGTTCAGTGCATTAAGCAAATAGCTCACTTTGATATTTGGAATATAAGTCAAATCTTTGAACTTTTCCCACCATACCTTGGTGATGCAGTGACCACTGCAGATGGTTGTTTCCACTTGGTGACACTTGGGACAGCCTTCCTTTTCCAGAGACACCGTCTGGTTAATGAGCTGGCAGGGCGGCAGCTGGAAGGACGCTGGTGATGGAGGATGTTGCAGTTAAGAACAACTAGTCACATACTGTAACTCTTTGTTTTCTGGCCAGATGGGAAACATCTGTGCTAACAGCTGTGTCATCACATTGCTCATCACTGAAGTGTCACTTCCTCTTTGTGTGTATTATGTACTGATCTACTCATTCAGACAAAGCTATGTACTTCACATTTAGAGAAAAGTATAACCATATTCCATATTCCCCTGCATTTTATTAAAGTTAGTTTATtatatttgcttttcttttatcaaaACCAAAACTTCAATTTTTGCGTAAACCTCCACTTCCTAACTACTTGCTAAATGACTTTATCCAACTTAACCATGAACATAAAGGTGGATCTTGagcaggggttgggaacctccggcctccgggccgactgactgtttttcctggccaaggtcagggtccttgaacacaacacgagcggaacgtgtcatcacgtggtcacgtcatgtcaaaaacttcaattttaaacgagactattgacgtcagtgaacgcagcatggcgagtgtgaaacagagaaagctggacgcggaatgtcgcactttccaggagaaatggacgaacgattatttctatgtggaagttaaaggccagtgtgtctagtttgtgatgatgaaaaataatcttgagcgtcattactgcacgagacatgccgaactgcacgagctgagaggacgagtgtttggataaagttaacgctcttcggtggagtttgacccaacaagcagctctctgcagagcggaacatacaaacatggacagatagagaggtagacccccccaccaagaacagactgttgcaccactgctgtgcagttatcactgccatgtgcaatactcactttatttatatcacttggtacttatattatgttttattctatttaattattgtgtactgcctttttacttcatgtgttcttctgctgtgacgagaaacatttccccgttgtgggactaataaaggatttctgataaaacagaagatacaggatacaaaagttgcttttatgcacagcataaaagaaaagtgaaattaattttacagaggttatgagttcaataattagtacggtcctcgaaggatgttgtaaaaaaagaatggcccttgataggaaaaaggtccccccccccctttggtCTCGAGGATTCAGAGAACAGAAACAACTGAATTTGACTTTTAAAGACAGATTTCCTCACAGATTACACAGTGAACTCTCTGCAGAACTTCCTTTCCAGTAAAAACAAGCTGATTTTTAACagtgaaatgtttctgtaattTGGAAATAAAAACTCAGAtcgatataatatatatatatatatatatatatatatatatatatataattaaaacttGTCTAAGTTACCTGCAGGAGCCAGGGGCCAAATGTAAGATGAGGCTCCCAAAAACAAACTCAACATCAAGGGGAACGTCGCTCTCCTGACCTGTACAGCCATGATCCTGCAGGAAGTTAAAGGTGAGTCGATTAATGACGGTTGCATTACATTAATAACTGCAGTCTTCGTGGCTtcttgtaaaagtaaaaagataaagcatcaataaagtatttttatagCGAGACAAAACATTTCTTATGCACTGGTTCTTTTTGGGAGTTTTGGGATATTTTTCTTCCCGAACAAaacttctttcagactagtgaaaagagaacatttaaaatagacatTAAGGGGTTTGTTCTACTAACTTTGTCCATTTGTAACTGTAGATTTATTCACCAAAAACGAGCttattgcatatttaaacataacattttggaaacttgtaatacaaaaaagaattgTCTCAGTTAAAGTAATGAACTGGGAAGTATCATGGTGATATTGTTCAACGTCTCCACTAATAAAGTCATTTATGTAAACTTTATATATCTTATTCTAATACCTGCTTTTCTATTAGAGATATTTCTTGACCTCAGTTGTTCATCATAACATCATAAtcagaaaaaaagagttttatgACACAGGCAATATTATTTACTGAAATTATTTACAGCACTTTATccacatttaaatcaaatacaaaaaacacattgaatACATGGTGGTTGTTGGTGTCTCACCTCTCTTGCGTCTCCAGCTGTGTGCTGAGCCGAGTGTCCTCTTCAGTCTTTATACGGCACCGAGGACGCTGGTGTCCAGGGAAAAACATGTTCATATTGGATGTCAACCCTGGTTACCAGTTTCTGTTAAAAGATGGGAACATGGTAGAGTTTTAATCTTGATTTAACCGGGGGATTAGTCTCTCCGATCACTTTTACATCCTGTTACTCTGCCAGGATTATATAGTATTAGAAGGAGCAGTCGTAGGTTCATGTCTGTAAATGTCCCCGCTGTGGGACAAAATAAAGGATTACTGATATGTTCTCTGTATGTAAAGgttgtttgtgctgctgctcgACCAGTTCCTTTCACACTACCTGCGTATTGTTAGCAGTAATTGGTGTGTGTCTAACAGTGTGGCACTTTATCCCTCTTTGTTAAATGAAACCTAGATTTAATTATAGTGTCTTTATGGGTAAGACACTGAGAACTGCTCATGCTCAGTATCTTATTACACAGAAAAGGGGCAAAGCAGAATGTCtgcaaaatgacatttataatgtaatataaaagtgTCCATGTCCATCATAATAATGGATCTGATGCTGATGTACTTACAGTAAATATTTTTCCACCATATGGTCTCATGGTTAGGACTCCTGGTTTAACTCCAGTATGACAACTTGAACTTTATAGTTCAACACATGGTCAGGAATGCTGTCTCAGGTGCATGCGCTCAACggttcaaaaacaaaaaggcccTTTTGTTGTGTGGACTCTGCTGTTTTGATGTTCCATATTTGTCTAACATTATTGTACAATGGAACATTAGCTTtcaaaaagtgtatttaaatCTCCAGTTTGAATCTATAACCTACGGACTGCTATAAACTATTATTGTATTTGTCAGAAGAGCCTGTTGTGGAAACCTTAATGTGTGGTCAGAGTTTGGTTGTCAGGTATAATCTGCTGCTGCCGGTGACATAATCCTGTTTTATCAGTGTGGGATCACTGTGACACGCTGACTTCCTCCGTGCTTCATTTGTATCTTTGTTCCTGTCATTCAGACAAtgaaggttgttgtttttaatagatTAAGATGATACAGTATGTTTCAGTTTCCGTGTTTGCGACAACTTATCAGACATCCAAAATGTAACCTCAGGATTTCAAATGACATTGGCTGTTTCTTTCCCACATCTATTGTCTGGATCACTGTGTAAAACTTGGTAGATCCCAGAGTGGAAATGTGGTTTGcacaactaaaaaaaacaaataaaaatgaaataataatttcataataattaaataacaccaaaaaactaaataaataggaaccacaaacacacacacacacacacacacacacacacacacacacacacacacacacacacacacacacacacacacacacacacacacacacacacacatacatacacaaatgcGTTATTGCCAAATAGTAAGCATAATCCtaactattttcttttccttttaaatagtttcttttttcaaaagATAAAAGTTTTAGACGAACCATTAAAATCCGGAACTATACATTTGACGTTTGCTCATTTCTAGTCGGCGATTAACAGCGGACGGACCAATCTCGTAGATACAGCGCATGCGCGGAAACCAATATGGTTTGTTACATGACAGTTTTTCTCGAGGTAAATTCAGTGTAAACTTTACACAAGAAGACAAGCACAGTGGTGCAATGGCAGGAGAAGAGCAGGAGAGCAAGAACAAGGTCAGCCACTCCTGTAACTGCACTTTGTAAGCATTTTAAATGAGAGAGGCGTTTTTAGAAGGTCAACAACAGCGGTTAATGTTTAGAAACGGATAGCCTCAATCATACAGTTCTCCCAGGTACTCATGTACAATAAATTAACTGTAAATGATCTTAAATGAACATGTGGTAAATTCAAGTATCGTAGCTAAACCGAGCTATTAGGCTACATTAACGTTAGGCCAGTACTTTAGAGCCAGCTAGCTACCAAGCAGAAGTGATTTAGTCAAACCAAATTCCATTCAAATATTTGTTAATTAAAGGAAACATTGGGCCCGGAGACGAAACGTTCTTAAAGAAACTTGGTGAGTAAGACACTTACCTAAAACATTCTTGTGGGAAAATTCGGCTTGCAGATTATTCACCAAACAGCACTGGATTTCAACAAACTACTTCCATCCTGTTGCAAACGTTTACTTTATTAAAAGGAGTTTTGCCAGGTGTAATTGAAGCATATAGTGTAAACAggttataatacaataatacaaatatacagtTATAATGAATGTGTTAACATCTTAAGTCATAGTATGCAGCTATGACAATACATCAAGTGTCGCAATTCAAGAGATCTAAATGTCTTATTGTTATGCACATTTAAATGCCATCAAAACCTTTCTATTCACATTGCTTTGGCTTCTCCCTGgacaacatacacacagtgtttCATGTAGCCTAGACAATACCattatacgtatacatataaacaataaatcccataaCATGGTTATgtcatgtgtaaaataaatggaTACAGATGATACGAGTCTTTGTAAACTTAATGTATTAAGGAAAAAGAAGTCACATTTACAGTctgcttctgtctctttgtcttgtCTGGGCTTCAGGGTTTCAGGCTGCTGGGGATTCTAGATGTCCAGAACACTCCGTGTGCCAGAGAAGCCGTCCTGCACGGAGCCGGGGGCTCACTGGCTGCGGGCCTGCTGCACTTTATAGCCACGAGTGAGTCTTATTTgagtccgtctgtgtgtgtgtgagtgtgtgtgtgtgtgttttcttttctcatttagTGATTATTTTATGTGATTAGTTTTTCAAATAGAATCTTAAACAAGCCATCCAGCCAGAACTGGGTTTTGAGAATGAATTGGTTGGTTGATCACCATCTCCATGTACAGTCTGTCCATCATGTAATAAACTAAGGGGGAGTTCTTATTGATATGTGACTTTTTTGTTGCTACAACCTAAATATGAGAGCTGAGCACCTCCCATGAAACGTTGATCAGATATTCTACAGTGACTCACTTAAAGCCGGATGACAAAAGGGAAGTACGCAATTTGGCAAATATCtggattttattcatttaacagatgatttctttctgtttctttgtattttaaaagtattaagAAATATGTAGATCTGAAAGAATGTTAAATGTGGAATGTCAAATAATTTGTTGCAGAAAAAGTCTTACGTCTGGACTTTAGCACATTTTAGAGAGAAATTCAAACTTTTGAAAAGAGATTTATTTCTGGACTAAAAACATTCACAGAAACATCACCAACTGTTCTacaaattgattaatcgttaGTTATTGTTTTCATGCCAGAAAATGccgttttcagcctcaaatatggagaagttctgcttttaatatcatattaaagtgaatgatTTAAAGATTTACCTTTTAGAAACTGAGATGGACACTTTAAGTATTTGATAGAAGACAGTCAGCAGCTcaatagataataaaaagtaaGTTGCATCAAGTTCCAATGTCTCCTCTTCCCTTGTGTTTAGTTTgaagtcattattattattgttattattctaaGTTGACCCCTTCAGCTCTCAGCAGCAGTCTGTCCTGTTGTCTGCAGGTCGGGTGAAGAGGTCTTTTGACGTGGGATTTGCAGGCTTCATGCTCACCACCGTTGGGTCCTGGTAGGTCTTAATGTTGACATCACTCTCTCCTCGTCTTTCTTCTGATTGAAAGAAACTATTGTGTCCTCTACAAACACCCAGGTACGTTCTTACCGcagcttcctcttctgtttGTAACATGAACCCTGCTGTGTCTCCCTCCAGGTTGTACTGCAGGATGAACAACGCTAAGCTTCGTGTGCAGCAGAGGATGATCCAGGATGGCATCAAGAACAAGGTCGTGTACGAGGGGACCGCTCTCGACCCCACAATCAAACCTGGAGCAGAAACTCCCCCGGGGCCCTCGTGACCTCCGACGCTTGTAATCCTGCCGCTGTAAGAactgggaggagaagagaggacgCTGTCGGGGGCTTCAAAGGCTCAACATACACTGTTTTCAAAAGACTGACTTCAGCGGGGAACTTCTCAGCTCCACAAATGATGGAAGGAACTAAAACTGCAGTGTTCCAGTGACGCAGCAAATAACTGAAGCTGTTCCGAGATATTTTCTGAATGATGTTTCACCCCTaaatttaaaaagcaaatgtatccaTTGCATTTCCCTCCTTCAAACCCTGTGATGAATGACAAGCTGTGTTTCCgttcttgtttgtttgaagCAGTTTGTTCTGCAACTAATCGACCAGTAAAGAAAGTCCACAGAACTAACACAGGCCCACCTAACCCCTTACTCTGGAGGCCAACAGGATGTCATCTGTCCATGTCAAACACCTGCTGTGACATCACGGATTGGGCGTGGCCTAATGTGTAATGTGCTGGAGGTTTTAACCCACAAAAGACAAAGCAGCAGATTTCTGTGTTCAGGGATTTaaattcagtgtgtgtgcgtgtgtgtgtgtgcgtgcgcatcATGGTATGTTTCGTCATGTGCTGAAGTTTAAACACTTATTCAGATTGTCCACCTTTTAATGTCCTCAAATAATCATTAAGTAAGTGTGTAACTGAAATCTGTATCTTTGGCAGCTTTGTAACAATATTACATTTGCTTCATATAGTTAGAAAGAATAAATGATTCTACTTGATACTTGCCTCATTAAACGTGTGCAGTCCTGTTTTAGAGGACGGAAAATTACAAATCAGAAGCAACGTGAAGTTTCCTTCAGCGAGACTCGGGTAGGAAATCATCTCACGTCAAACTCTCTATAACGATTCTCCTGACAGTTGTGCTGCTAAACGTTAAAGTGTTAATGTTCCTGTTATAATGTGTCAACAACTATTACTGTGTTGTAATTTAAAGATCCAGGAGTATAAAGTGATATTACACCGAGTCAGTCTGAATACACGTGTCCACTAAATGTCTCACTTCGACCAGCAGGTGTCACTACATCCGTCCTCTGGTTGTTCCACTGAACCCCCACCCTCCATGTCCTGCAACATGTCCTCCACCTTGTCCTGCGTTATGTCCTGCACTACGTCCTCCACCATGTCCTGATGTCCTCCACCATGTCCTGATGTCCTGCACCATGTCCTCCACCATGTCCTGCGTTATGTCCTGCCCTACGTCCTCCACCATGTCCTGATGTCCTCCACCATGTCCTGATGTCCTGCACCATGTCCTGCACTATGTCCTCCACCATGTCCTGCGTTATGTCCTGCCCTACGTCCTCCACCATGTCCTGATGTCCTCCACCATGTCCTGATGTCCTGCACCATGTCCTGCACTATGTCCTCCACCATGTCCTGCGTTATGTCCTGCACTACGTCCTCCACCATGTCCTGATGTCCTCCACCATGTCCTGATGTCCTCCACCATGTCCTGCACTATGTCCTGCACTACGTCCTCCACCATGTTCTGATGTCCTCCACCATGTCCTGCACCATGTCCTCCACCATGTCCTGCACTATGTCCTGCACTACATCCTCCACCATGTTCTGATGTCCTCCACCATGTCCTGCACCATTTCCTGCACCATGTCCTGCACTACGTCCTCCACCATGTCCAGCGTTATGTCCTGCACTACGTCCTCCACCATGTCCTCCACCAATGTCTGCACCAATCTGCCCATGTCCTCAACACCATGTCCTGCCCATGTCCTCCCCATAATCCTCACCAATGTCATCCACCATGTCCCTCCACCATGTCCTGGCACCATGTCCTGCACCATGTTCCTGCACAACCATTTCCTGCACCAGTCAGGTACTATGTACTGATTCCGCACATACCTGCACCATTCCTGATTCCTCCACCATGTCCTGCACCATACCTGCACCATGTCCTGATGTCCTCCACCAGTTCCTGCACCATATCCTGCACCATGTCCTGATGTCCTCCACCATGGTCCTGCATCAATGTCCTGATGTCCCTGCACCATTGTCCTCCAACTGTCCTCACCATTTCCTTATGTTCCTGACCATGTCCTGAAGGTCCTGCACCAATGTTCCTGATGTCCTGCAACATATCCTGCACCATTTCCCTGTACTATTCCTGATGTCCTGCACCGATATCCTGCACCATGTCCTGTGTCCTCCACCATGTCCCGCAAATCATGTCCTGATGTCCTTCCCATTCCCCACCATGTTCCCTGCCCCGCATGTCCCTGATGTCCTGCACCATGTTCCTGTGTCCTGCAACCAATGTCCTGATGTACCCCCTGCAACATATCCTGCACCATGTCCGTACTATGTCCTGATGTCCTGCACCATATCCTGCACCATGTCCTGCNNNNNNNNNNNNNNNNNNNNNNNNNNNNNNNNNNNNNNNCAGAATGCACGGTTGGGAACACAGCgatggagatggtttgtcagtgtttggaaacacgtagtgaccaaagtttccttgctgcatcagagtctcccacaggcagcttggcatcatacatgtccgtgatcacacggccctgaagctgcaggtttaacaatGAGATGCTTGGTTATGTCgcacataaaggccagctcacatcgccacttttcgtcccagagatctgtggtgtgtttccctttgcgtTCCAAAAACTgacagatttcctcacgcaacttgaaaaatctattcagcactttccctcgactcagccatcgcactgCCATGTTCAGAAAAGGACTTAAATTGACTCTCATAAagttttctgtctgtgtcccggtgctattacatgttccatctccagcgctttacaacacagcgcttcctggtgtatgatgcagtgatacacagtcagctgcatcttctcccgcatcctgcccactaatccgctcttttcaccgCATCGCAGGTGCTCcaatctgtcgtcagtcccgtcagttttatccggggcagtttcatttcattgacacatttagatacttcctcaatatgtatttccccgtggttgtgccatgcattgatttaatgaCCAAAACCggtgggccagttatgacagacatctgatattttctcgcggaccggatataattgccttgagtttgacacctgtgcagtaaacactgaaacgtgcacataaattaaataaataacataagcgtttagttatttaataaaagaacacctgttcaatgaaacactgatagcgctttagtactcggagacgtgttatacttaaaaaatgcacgcataaagttgcattcaattttattaaatatatggctctcaaggaaatacattaaaaaagatttggcttttatggctctcccagccaaaaaggttcccgacccctgatataGCATATAGCATATAGCTaacacagaaaagcaggaagctGCTGCAGGGGATCAGTGATGTCATCTGTTCATTGACAGTTTAGCAATTTGACGCTGTCATTTGACAGCTTTCGATCTTTtaactgaatgtttttatgatgtttgtAACATATATTAAAGTTATTGCTTTTACATCTTTGACCATGTGTTAAGATATATTGATTCTGTTCCTTTTCAGATTCTAATCTGATACCTGAAAAGCAGTTCCCATATAGAGCACGGTTGTAAAAGGTTTATAAAACAAGGTTGATTATAACTGTTCTCTTCTCAATGTTTGATCCCTAgaggttttatatttgtaaaacgTGATTTTAAAATCTTTGATGCGCCACAATGTAAAGTCTATGGCCAGTGGGGGAAAATACTACTGCACATGTTCAGTGGGCTGCATAACCAGGAAGTAAATCCGGTTGCTAGGAAACTCATATGCACCATGTGATCAATTTTCATTGGACTGATTAGGCGCCATCTTTAAGGCCGTTATCCAGTTCTTATAATACAGAAATGTAAGTGACATTTACTGGAGAACTACagcttgttgtgtttattaGAGAGGTCAATACCTGCTGACATGTCCTCACTGCAGAGGTTGAGAGTAAACTAAATCCATACTTCATTTTAGTAATTCATCGTATCATCATCAtactatacaataaataaatatccataTAAGGATTGATACAAgcttaaatcattttaagttatttaagGCTGTTTAGTcagatgtaataataattataataatgaattatatttgtaaagcgcctttcctagctaaaagcaatctcaaggcgctacaatgCACCCATAACCTCACCCTCGACATTGACGGTTTTCCTCAGTTTCCAGCTCCCCTCACATccggaatcttggcatcatctttgaccAAACCCTCTTATTTGAGCCTTCTTCCATCTTAAAAACATCGCCCGTCTCcgttcatccctctcctccacagctgcagaaatcCTCATCCATGCCTTCATCACCTCCCATCTGGACTACTGTAACAGCCTCCTCTATGGCTCACCCGcaaaaatcatcaataaactcCAACACACTCCGCTGCCCATCTTCTCACCCACTCCCGGATccgtgaccacatcaccccgtcctctacaagctccactggctccccatcccccagagaatccagtacaagatcctcctcatcacctacaaagccctcatAAACTGACCCCCTACTACCTGACTGacctccacagacacacccccaccctccgctctgctgctgctaacctcctgtccccccccatccggaccaagctcagatcctggggagacagagccttctccattgctgctcccaccctctggaCCATCCTCAAAccatcagagactcctcctcactcaccacattcaaatcatcacttaaGACTCAACACGGCCTTCAgccactgaccgtctcttctccttatcctcccttcttttttcgtttgttcgtttatatatttatttttgtgttttctgaccCCCCCTGTTCAGTGCCTAAATGTCTCTGTtcaagataaaactgcacatgttagagtggccttttattgtgaccagcctaaggcacacctgtgcagtaatcatgctcactaacacagattaaaaaattgtgtgaacaatatttgagagaaataggccttttgtgttcatAGATCATTTAGATCATTtactctatttaattattgtgtactcgccactttactttcttgttctcttgctgtaacaaggtaaatctccccgttgtgggactaatgaaGGACTTCTGATTCTGACAGTACTGTGTGTCATTACTCACTGTGTGGAGACAACGACAGCAGATTTAGATTTGTTAAAGAACCTCTGACTTTAAAGTTTCTCCCCCAAATCTTTCTGAAGTCCATCTCATGCACACAGGAAAGTATTTTCAGCTGGGGGCTGCTCTGGATATGTACAAGAGCATATTAATGTTCAAGTATTAAAGCTGCAACAAGCTCAACTACTGCTGACTCAAAACTGAAAACCTTAAACATACGGACTTAACGTGGAGTTTTATCTGCCCCAGTCCCTCACACGCTAATGCATATTTAGGCCTTactcattttttctttcttcctttaaaagaggaagtgaagatTATCATCAACCCACTGCATGTAATCATATTTATTCTAGACTGTTTGATTGTAGAGGACAAGACATCTCCTTGCTGTCAGGAACTCATCCAGGTCGTGTGTTGCAGCTTTCAAAGGTACATTTTgctccattatattatatagtttaaaAGAAAAGGATAAAGAAACTGCAACAGTCATGCAAATAAATATGCAGCATTTAACAAGCAGCCTGCAGGT includes the following:
- the LOC115019844 gene encoding gonadotropin subunit beta-2-like, which gives rise to MNMFFPGHQRPRCRIKTEEDTRLSTQLETQERIMAVQVRRATFPLMLSLFLGASSYIWPLAPAASFQLPPCQLINQTVSLEKEGCPKCHQVETTICSGHCITKDPVIKLPFNYVYQHVCTYQDLHYKTFELPDCPSGVDPTVTYPVALSCHCGRCTMDTSDCTFESLQPNFCMNDVPFYY
- the LOC115019847 gene encoding cytochrome c oxidase assembly protein COX20, mitochondrial-like; this translates as MRGNQYGLLHDSFSRGKFSVNFTQEDKHSGAMAGEEQESKNKGFRLLGILDVQNTPCAREAVLHGAGGSLAAGLLHFIATSRVKRSFDVGFAGFMLTTVGSWLYCRMNNAKLRVQQRMIQDGIKNKVVYEGTALDPTIKPGAETPPGPS